A single genomic interval of Spinacia oleracea cultivar Varoflay chromosome 6, BTI_SOV_V1, whole genome shotgun sequence harbors:
- the LOC110805170 gene encoding probable pectinesterase/pectinesterase inhibitor 51, producing the protein MTTPFFHTLNGKSINANRFYPHFNNNKKKLVFLILSMASSLFFLLFFALSSLSLAHHGHHFAAAAPPPADAIHQACQATSLPDVCQSMLSGRAGPQDQTPVGIIKAAFQVSSQNLKTGQSMVQQILSDSAHNPNRSRAAQTCLEVLGNSQVRTSAAEDALSRGKLKDARAWTSAALCYQYDCWSGLKYVNDSASINSTMSFFNNTLIASTSNALSMLRAMDALGSNLASWAPPRTERDGFWEPIAAGTGSDDKKFGSLASSFTKEDVTVCKGAGCTYGKVQDAVDKAPENLVGGKKYVIKIKEGVYDEIVRVPFNKKNLVFLGDGMGKTVITGSLNVGMQGITTYNTATVGVLGDGFMASGLTIQNTAGPEAHQAVAFRSDSDFSYIENCEFLGNQDTLYVHSLRQLYKSCHIEGNVDFVFGNAAAIFQNCTILVRPRQIKPENGETNALSAHGRTDAAQTTGFVFSGCLLNGTDEYMKLYHSKPTKHKNYLGRPWKMYSRTVYINCIMEDLIIPDGWLPWDGDFALSTLYYGEFGNTGPGAVLTKRVPWSKLIPAEHISTYSAQNFLQVDEWITTAS; encoded by the exons ATGACCACCCCTTTTTTCCATACTCTTAACGGAAAATCTATAAATGCCAACCGGTTTTACCCTCATTTTAACAATAACAAAAAGAAACTTGTCTTCCTCATTCTTTCTATGGCTTCCTCTCTATTTTTCCTCCTCTTCTTTGCTCTCTCCTCCCTCTCCTTGGCGCACCACGGCCATCATTTCGCTGCCGCTGCGCCACCCCCTGCGGATGCAATCCACCAGGCCTGCCAGGCGACAAGTCTTCCTGATGTGTGTCAATCCATGTTATCGGGTCGGGCTGGTCCACAGGATCAGACCCCGGTTGGGATAATTAAGGCGGCTTTTCAAGTCTCGTCCCAGAATCTTAAGACGGGTCAGTCTATGGTCCAGCAAATTCTGTCCGACTCTGCCCATAATCCTAACCGCTCACGTGCCGCGCAGACGTGCCTTGAGGTTCTGGGGAATTCCCAGGTTCGGACCTCTGCGGCGGAGGATGCTTTGTCACGTGGGAAGCTAAAGGACGCACGTGCATGGACTAGCGCCGCCCTTTGTTACCAGTATGACTGCTGGTCAG GTCTGAAATACGTGAATGATTCGGCCTCCATAAACTCAACGATGTCGTTTTTCAACAACACTTTGATCGCATCCACCAGCAATGCGCTCAGCATGTTGCGCGCGATGGACGCACTAGGATCCAACTTGGCCTCATGGGCCCCACCCCGCACCGAGCGGGATGGGTTCTGGGAGCCTATCGCGGCGGGGACTGGCTCCGATGATAAAAAATTCGGGTCGCTGGCAAGTTCTTTTACGAAGGAGGACGTGACGGTTTGCAAGGGAGCAGGGTGTACTTACGGGAAGGTGCAGGATGCGGTGGACAAGGCGCCGGAGAATTTGGTAGGAGGGAAGAAATATGTGATTAAGATTAAGGAAGGGGTTTATGATGAGATAGTGAGGGTGCCGTTCAATAAAAAGAATTTGGTGTTTTTGGGAGATGGCATGGGAAAAACTGTCATTACTGGATCATTGAACGTTGGTATGCAGGGGATCACCACCTATAATACTGCTACTGTCG GTGTCCTTGGTGATGGATTCATGGCTAGTGGCCTTACGATTCAGAACACGGCAGGGCCTGAAGCCCATCAAGCTGTAGCTTTCCGATCAGACAGTGATTTCTCGTACATTGAAAACTGCGAGTTCCTTGGTAATCAGGACACTCTCTACGTCCACTCCCTCCGCCAGCTCTACAAATCATGCCATATTGAAGGAAATGTGGACTTTGTATTTGGCAATGCAGCTGCCATATTCCAGAACTGCACCATCCTAGTCCGTCCCCGCCAAATTAAACCAGAGAACGGTGAAACCAATGCTTTATCTGCCCATGGGAGAACAGACGCAGCCCAAACCACAGGGTTTGTCTTCTCGGGTTGCCTACTTAATGGAACAGATGAGTACATGAAACTGTACCACAGCAAACCTACCAAGCACAAGAACTACTTAGGGAGGCCATGGAAGATGTACTCTCGAACCGTTTACATCAACTGTATCATGGAAGATCTTATCATCCCTGATGGGTGGCTTCCATGGGACGGAGATTTTGCACTGTCTACTCTTTATTACGGGGAGTTTGGGAATACTGGTCCAGGTGCTGTTTTGACTAAGAGAGTCCCTTGGAGCAAACTAATTCCTGCTGAACACATCTCTACCTATTCTGCACAGAATTTTCTACAGGTTGATGAGTGGATCACGACAGCTTCTTGA